In one Solanum lycopersicum chromosome 11, SLM_r2.1 genomic region, the following are encoded:
- the LOC101254862 gene encoding serine/threonine-protein kinase MPS1 isoform X2 gives MEGEKANLLGPEAAAASKPISILPIDPSESANVSRSFTLSSTTTTTSSCSSSPPDFLRHIQAAFKRPRPRGTMQSNGIMPRRSVAPVRQASRGSTVNTDCTVEAKKTQDEIPLSHRLMECISQPKNIGSDTVEAQEDASMPPSEYGSTVDVHEENYNSFNSLRDQPRSFTGHRSNITSASLGTECEHVLLAEGQKKVHFAADSTSRSQEMDWDVGNPMEAVTAASQVLRDQNIHTTDVDGNGNSSLLANRTLGVADQIHQFRNFLRNDLSHPMTQASVVGSSCTTTTLINSTSAPMLNSTTYCPQSHLASNPVESLGENKLKSEHLMQSSYPVPKNENRLSADQTAIAVPSSTTETDSEVKRPNLAEGPKNSMLIKGDMHKDTSPLEDNSAKECVTDVQSEAPLSKVSSSNMKLEPSKSEKQEKSVGSKATSSSRKKGYDPDTFFKVNGKLYQRLGKIGSGGSSEVHKVIASDCSIYALKKIKLKGRDYATAYGFCQEIEYLKRLKGKNNIIQLIDYEVTDKNLLDEVMNGSMSNNETRVKEDGYIYMVLEYGEIDLAHMLSQKWRELDGSDSIIDENWLRFYWQQILLAVNTIHEERIVHSDLKPANFLLVRGSLKLIDFGIAKAIMCDTTNIQRDSQVGTLSYMSPEAFMCNETDANGNTIKCGRPSDIWSLGCILYQMVYGRTPFSEFKTFWAKFKVITNPNHAITYEPLSNPWLLDLMKKCLAWDRNERWRIPELLQHPFLVPPVPPQLPAPVEQTCTLLQLIAKSCENDGKASTLCMKLQNLLVQRSQISHEALPVSQYQKLLGDVSALCLQLQEQLGNSERGTKM, from the exons ATGGAAGGTGAGAAGGCGAACCTTCTAGGACCAGAAGCAGCAGCAGCGTCCAAGCCCATTTCCATTCTTCCAATCGATCCATCAGAATCCGCTAATGTCAGCCGTTCCTTTACACTCTCTTCAACAACAACCACGACGTCTTCTTGCTCATCTTCTCCACCGGATTTCCTCCGTCACATTCAAGCAGCCTTCAAACGCCCTCGTCCTCGGG GTACAATGCAATCAAATGGTATTATGCCAAGGAGATCGGTAGCTCCTGTGCGGCAAGCATCAAGAGGCTCTACTGTGAATACAGATTGTACAGTTGAAGCAAAGAAGACCCAAGATGAAATTCCCCTGAGTCACAGATTAATGGAATGTATTTCACAACCAAAGAACATTGGTTCTGATACTGTAGAAGCTCAAGAGGATGCATCTATGCCACCTTCGGAGTATGGCTCAACAGTCGACGTGCATGAAGAGAATTATAATTCATTCAATAGTTTGAGAGATCAACCAAGATCCTTCACTGGTCATAGAAGCAACATAACATCTGCTTCCTTGGGAACAGAGTGTGAGCATGTTTTATTGGCTGAAGGGCAGAAGAAGGTCCATTTTGCTGCTGATAGCACTTCCAGGTCTCAGG AAATGGATTGGGATGTAGGCAATCCGATGGAGGCTGTCACTGCTGCTAGCCAAGTCTTGAGAGATCAAAATATTCATACCACCGATGTGGATGGTAACGGGAATTCGTCTCTATTGGCAAATAGAACATTAGGAGTTGCAGATCAGATTCACCAATTCAGGAACTTCTTACGGAATGATTTGAGCCACCCCATGACTCAAGCTTCGGTGGTTGGTTCAAGCTGCACTACAACTACATTGATAAACTCGACATCTGCTCCCATGCTAAACTCAACAACCTATTGTCCACAATCTCATCTTGCAAGCAACCCTGTGGAGTCACTGGGGGAAAATAAACTGAAATCTGAACATCTGATGCAATCTTCTTATCCTGttccaaaaaatgaaaacaGGCTTTCAGCTGATCAGACAGCTATTGCTGTACCTAGTTCGACCACTGAAACTGATTCAGAAGTTAAGAGACCAAATCTGGCTGAAGGGCCGAAGAATAGTATGCTGATTAAAGGGGACATGCATAAAGATACTTCCCCTCTCGAGGATAACTCAGCCAAAGAATGTGTTACGGATGTACAATCTGAAGCTCCCTTGTCAAAAGTGTCATCTTCCAACATGAAGTTGGAACCTTCTAAGTCTGAAAAGCAAGAAAAAAGTGTGGGTAGTAAAGCAACATCTTCGTCTCGTAAAAAAGGTTATGATCCTGATACATTTTTCAAAGTCAACGGAAAGCTTTACCAAAGGCTTGGTAAGATAGGTAGTGGTGGAAGTAGTGAGGTCCACAAAGTCATTGCATCAGATTGCTCAATTTATGCCCTGAAGAAAATCAAACTTAAAGGTCGTGACTATGCTACTGCATATGGGTTTTGTCAGGAAATTGAGTATTTAAAGAGACTGAAGGGAAAGAACAACATCATTCAACTAATTGACTATGAG GTTACAGATAAAAATTTACTAGATGAAGTCATGAATGGCTCGATGAGTAATAATGAAACAAGAGTCAAAGAAGATGGATACATATACATGGTTCTCGAATACGGTGAAATTGATCTGGCTCATATGCTGTCTCAGAAATGGAGGGAACTAGATGGCTCTGATTCAATTATTGATGAAAACTGGCTTCGATTTTACTGGCAG CAAATACTTCTTGCTGTTAACACCATACACGAGGAACGGATAGTCCACTCTGACCTAAAGCCAGCTAATTTCCTTCTTGTCAGAGGCTCGTTAAAGCTGATTGATTTTGGTATAGCAAAGGCTATAATGTGTGACACAACCAACATTCAACGTGATTCACAG GTGGGTACTTTAAGCTACATGTCCCCTGAAGCTTTTATGTGTAATGAGACAGATGCAAATGGCAATACTATAAAGTGTGGTCGGCCGTCAGATATCTGGTCATTGGGATGCATCCTTTACCAAATGGTTTACGGGAGAACACCGTTTTCAGAATTCAAAACTTTCTGGGCGAAATTCAAAGTTATAACAAATCCAAACCATGCAATCACATATGAACCTTTGTCCAACCCCTGGCTACTTGATCTTATGAAGAAGTGTCTTGCATGGGACCGAAATGAAAGATGGAGAATTCCTGAGCTACTACAACATCCATTCCTCGTTCCCCCTGTTCCACCACAGTTACCTGCTCCAGTTGAGCAAACCTGTACACTGCTTCAATTAATTGCTAAATCATGTGAAAACGATGGGAAGGCATCAACTCTATGTATGAAACTCCAAAATTTACTAGTGCAGCGCAGTCAAATATCGCACGAGGCATTACCTGTAAGCCAATACCAGAAGTTGCTTGGTGATGTCTCTGCCCTCTGTCTTCAACTCCAAGAACAGTTGGGTAACTCAGAAAGAGGAACAAAGATGTAA
- the LOC101255161 gene encoding protein SRC2-like — MECRKFEITLISASDLEDVRRLFKMKVHARVSIGSNPNTEKRTPTDKHGEINPAWNFSIKYTISEWMIKYQNDMLVIKLYCKRKLGDRYIGEVHMSMKELYEYSYANGGSAIMTCPVHKGSAQSQGVLRFSYRFSERVMIDKLVLAESIAGWSMCNYLE, encoded by the coding sequence atggagtgtagaaaatttgaaataactcTAATATCAGCAAGTGATCTTGAAGATGTTCGTAGGCTATTCAAGATGAAAGTTCATGCTAGGGTTTCAATAGGTAGCAACCCTAACACCGAAAAACGGACCCCAACGGACAAGCATGGGGAGATAAATCCAGCATGGAACTTTAGTATCAAGTATACAATCTCAGAATGGATGATCAAGTATCAAAATGACATGTTAGTGATTAAGTTATACTGCAAGAGGAAACTCGGGGATCGATATATAGGTGAAGTTCATATGTCTATGAAGGAGTTGTACGAGTATTCATATGCTAATGGAGGTAGTGCTATCATGACTTGTCCTGTACATAAAGGTTCTGCTCAATCTCAAGGTGTTTTGAGGTTTTCATATAGGTTTAGTGAAAGAGTTATGATTGATAAGTTAGTTTTGGCTGAGAGCATTGCTGGTTGGAGTATGTGTAATTATTTGGAGtga
- the LOC101254862 gene encoding serine/threonine-protein kinase MPS1 isoform X1, whose amino-acid sequence MEGEKANLLGPEAAAASKPISILPIDPSESANVSRSFTLSSTTTTTSSCSSSPPDFLRHIQAAFKRPRPRGTMQSNGIMPRRSVAPVRQASRGSTVNTDCTVEAKKTQDEIPLSHRLMECISQPKNIGSDTVEAQEDASMPPSEYGSTVDVHEENYNSFNSLRDQPRSFTGHRSNITSASLGTECEHVLLAEGQKKVHFAADSTSRSQGVNDQMVTGTEDLLSHVNSLTLTEMDWDVGNPMEAVTAASQVLRDQNIHTTDVDGNGNSSLLANRTLGVADQIHQFRNFLRNDLSHPMTQASVVGSSCTTTTLINSTSAPMLNSTTYCPQSHLASNPVESLGENKLKSEHLMQSSYPVPKNENRLSADQTAIAVPSSTTETDSEVKRPNLAEGPKNSMLIKGDMHKDTSPLEDNSAKECVTDVQSEAPLSKVSSSNMKLEPSKSEKQEKSVGSKATSSSRKKGYDPDTFFKVNGKLYQRLGKIGSGGSSEVHKVIASDCSIYALKKIKLKGRDYATAYGFCQEIEYLKRLKGKNNIIQLIDYEVTDKNLLDEVMNGSMSNNETRVKEDGYIYMVLEYGEIDLAHMLSQKWRELDGSDSIIDENWLRFYWQQILLAVNTIHEERIVHSDLKPANFLLVRGSLKLIDFGIAKAIMCDTTNIQRDSQVGTLSYMSPEAFMCNETDANGNTIKCGRPSDIWSLGCILYQMVYGRTPFSEFKTFWAKFKVITNPNHAITYEPLSNPWLLDLMKKCLAWDRNERWRIPELLQHPFLVPPVPPQLPAPVEQTCTLLQLIAKSCENDGKASTLCMKLQNLLVQRSQISHEALPVSQYQKLLGDVSALCLQLQEQLGNSERGTKM is encoded by the exons ATGGAAGGTGAGAAGGCGAACCTTCTAGGACCAGAAGCAGCAGCAGCGTCCAAGCCCATTTCCATTCTTCCAATCGATCCATCAGAATCCGCTAATGTCAGCCGTTCCTTTACACTCTCTTCAACAACAACCACGACGTCTTCTTGCTCATCTTCTCCACCGGATTTCCTCCGTCACATTCAAGCAGCCTTCAAACGCCCTCGTCCTCGGG GTACAATGCAATCAAATGGTATTATGCCAAGGAGATCGGTAGCTCCTGTGCGGCAAGCATCAAGAGGCTCTACTGTGAATACAGATTGTACAGTTGAAGCAAAGAAGACCCAAGATGAAATTCCCCTGAGTCACAGATTAATGGAATGTATTTCACAACCAAAGAACATTGGTTCTGATACTGTAGAAGCTCAAGAGGATGCATCTATGCCACCTTCGGAGTATGGCTCAACAGTCGACGTGCATGAAGAGAATTATAATTCATTCAATAGTTTGAGAGATCAACCAAGATCCTTCACTGGTCATAGAAGCAACATAACATCTGCTTCCTTGGGAACAGAGTGTGAGCATGTTTTATTGGCTGAAGGGCAGAAGAAGGTCCATTTTGCTGCTGATAGCACTTCCAGGTCTCAGG GTGTCAATGACCAAATGGTCACTGGAACAGAGGACTTGTTGTCTCATGTGAATTCACTTACATTGACAGAAATGGATTGGGATGTAGGCAATCCGATGGAGGCTGTCACTGCTGCTAGCCAAGTCTTGAGAGATCAAAATATTCATACCACCGATGTGGATGGTAACGGGAATTCGTCTCTATTGGCAAATAGAACATTAGGAGTTGCAGATCAGATTCACCAATTCAGGAACTTCTTACGGAATGATTTGAGCCACCCCATGACTCAAGCTTCGGTGGTTGGTTCAAGCTGCACTACAACTACATTGATAAACTCGACATCTGCTCCCATGCTAAACTCAACAACCTATTGTCCACAATCTCATCTTGCAAGCAACCCTGTGGAGTCACTGGGGGAAAATAAACTGAAATCTGAACATCTGATGCAATCTTCTTATCCTGttccaaaaaatgaaaacaGGCTTTCAGCTGATCAGACAGCTATTGCTGTACCTAGTTCGACCACTGAAACTGATTCAGAAGTTAAGAGACCAAATCTGGCTGAAGGGCCGAAGAATAGTATGCTGATTAAAGGGGACATGCATAAAGATACTTCCCCTCTCGAGGATAACTCAGCCAAAGAATGTGTTACGGATGTACAATCTGAAGCTCCCTTGTCAAAAGTGTCATCTTCCAACATGAAGTTGGAACCTTCTAAGTCTGAAAAGCAAGAAAAAAGTGTGGGTAGTAAAGCAACATCTTCGTCTCGTAAAAAAGGTTATGATCCTGATACATTTTTCAAAGTCAACGGAAAGCTTTACCAAAGGCTTGGTAAGATAGGTAGTGGTGGAAGTAGTGAGGTCCACAAAGTCATTGCATCAGATTGCTCAATTTATGCCCTGAAGAAAATCAAACTTAAAGGTCGTGACTATGCTACTGCATATGGGTTTTGTCAGGAAATTGAGTATTTAAAGAGACTGAAGGGAAAGAACAACATCATTCAACTAATTGACTATGAG GTTACAGATAAAAATTTACTAGATGAAGTCATGAATGGCTCGATGAGTAATAATGAAACAAGAGTCAAAGAAGATGGATACATATACATGGTTCTCGAATACGGTGAAATTGATCTGGCTCATATGCTGTCTCAGAAATGGAGGGAACTAGATGGCTCTGATTCAATTATTGATGAAAACTGGCTTCGATTTTACTGGCAG CAAATACTTCTTGCTGTTAACACCATACACGAGGAACGGATAGTCCACTCTGACCTAAAGCCAGCTAATTTCCTTCTTGTCAGAGGCTCGTTAAAGCTGATTGATTTTGGTATAGCAAAGGCTATAATGTGTGACACAACCAACATTCAACGTGATTCACAG GTGGGTACTTTAAGCTACATGTCCCCTGAAGCTTTTATGTGTAATGAGACAGATGCAAATGGCAATACTATAAAGTGTGGTCGGCCGTCAGATATCTGGTCATTGGGATGCATCCTTTACCAAATGGTTTACGGGAGAACACCGTTTTCAGAATTCAAAACTTTCTGGGCGAAATTCAAAGTTATAACAAATCCAAACCATGCAATCACATATGAACCTTTGTCCAACCCCTGGCTACTTGATCTTATGAAGAAGTGTCTTGCATGGGACCGAAATGAAAGATGGAGAATTCCTGAGCTACTACAACATCCATTCCTCGTTCCCCCTGTTCCACCACAGTTACCTGCTCCAGTTGAGCAAACCTGTACACTGCTTCAATTAATTGCTAAATCATGTGAAAACGATGGGAAGGCATCAACTCTATGTATGAAACTCCAAAATTTACTAGTGCAGCGCAGTCAAATATCGCACGAGGCATTACCTGTAAGCCAATACCAGAAGTTGCTTGGTGATGTCTCTGCCCTCTGTCTTCAACTCCAAGAACAGTTGGGTAACTCAGAAAGAGGAACAAAGATGTAA